Proteins co-encoded in one Cyprinus carpio isolate SPL01 chromosome B5, ASM1834038v1, whole genome shotgun sequence genomic window:
- the LOC109068400 gene encoding low molecular weight neuronal intermediate filament-like yields MMLAVSAYKRHRCAIPTGTLSLSFSVFPHPHTTHSICDLDHFSMSYSGDMYTSSSYRKIFGDAPRRVPVGSSPSRVTVSYRSGPQQQHRTYGSPSPMITSSSYRTKLASSRGGGFQSMPDTVDLTQTTAITNELKIIRTNEKEQLQGLNDRFVTFIEKVHNLEQHNKVLEAEVALLRQRHNEPSRLHDLYEQEIREMRARVEELTHEKSQMHLDCVQMNEALERVREKLDEETRLRKEAENSLKGYRKDVDDATLSRLELEKKVESLLDEIAFLRKVHEEELQELQSSLQAAQVSVEMDVSKPDLAVALKDIRVQYESLSAQNQQQAEEWYRSKFTSVTEVAARNNDALKQTKDELSEYRRQLQARTLELEALKAHNESLERQLAEMEDCHNNDIGELQDNIQQLESALRSTKGEMSRHLREYQDLLNVKMALDIEIAAYRKLLEGEECRLSSVGGALLHSAYSYIPSRTYALRKGGAKPETEEEEEQEEEEEEKEEEEGEEEAEEGEEQEEGGEEEEEEEEQEDEKEKEKVDEKKEKEEKKSPKEQKENEKEKEKEKEKKSDSSKAESKSEKGDNNKSEKSK; encoded by the exons ATGATGCTCGCGGTCTCAGCCTATAAAAGACACCGGTGTGCCATCCCGACcggcactctctctctctctttctctgtctttccaCATCCACACACCACTCACTCGATCTGTGATCTCGACCATTTCAGTATGAGTTATTCCGGCGACATGTACACGAGCAGCTCATACAGGAAGATTTTTGGAGATGCGCCACGGCGCGTCCCCGTGGGCAGCAGCCCGTCCCGGGTGACGGTGAGTTACCGCTCTGGACCCCAGCAGCAGCACCGCACCTACGGCTCTCCATCCCCCATGATTACCTCCTCAAGTTACCGGACCAAACTCGCATCCAGCCGCGGCGGCGGCTTCCAGTCCATGCCGGACACCGTGGACCTGACGCAGACCACCGCCATCACCAACGAGCTGAAGATCATCCGCACCAACGAGAAGGAGCAGCTGCAGGGCCTGAACGACCGCTTCGTGACGTTCATCGAGAAGGTGCACAACCTCGAGCAACACAACAAAGTTCTGGAGGCGGAGGTCGCGCTGCTGCGCCAGCGCCACAACGAGCCATCGCGCCTGCACGACCTCTACGAGCAGGAGATCCGCGAGATGCGCGCGCGCGTCGAGGAGCTGACGCACGAGAAGAGCCAGATGCACCTGGACTGCGTGCAGATGAACGAGGCTTTGGAGCGCGTCAGGGAGAAGCTGGACGAGGAGACCCGACTGCGGAAGGAGGCCGAGAACAGCCTGAAGGGATACCGCAAGGACGTGGACGACGCCACCCTGTCCCGCCTGGAGCTCGAGAAGAAAGTCGAGTCCCTGCTGGATGAGATCGCGTTCCTCAGGAAAGTGCACGAGGAGGAGCTGCAGGAGTTACAGTCGTCGCTTCAGGCCGCCCAG GTGTCTGTTGAGATGGACGTCAGTAAGCCTGACCTCGCTGTCGCCCTGAAGGACATTCGTGTCCAGTATGAGTCTCTCTCCGCTCAGAACCAGCAGCAGGCGGAGGAATGGTACCGCTCCAAGTTCACCTCTGTGACGGAGGTGGCGGCGCGCAACAACGATGCTCTGAAGCAGACCAAGGACGAGCTGAGTGAGTACCGCCGACAGCTGCAGGCCCGCACCCTGGAGCTCGAGGCCCTGAAAGCCCATAACGAGTCTTTAGAAAGACAGCTGGCAGAGATGGAGGACTGCCACAACAACGACATCGGCGAGCTGCAG GACAATATTCAGCAGCTGGAATCTGCTCTGAGGAGCACAAAAGGTGAGATGTCCCGCCACCTGCGCGAATACCAGGACCTGCTGAATGTCAAGATGGCGCTAGACATTGAGATCGCAGCCTACCG GAAGCTGCTGGAAGGTGAGGAATGCCGTCTGAGCTCTGTGGGCGGAGCTTTGCTACACTCCGCCTACTCTTACATACCGAGCCGCACTTATGCTCTGAGGAAGGGCGGAGCCAAACCCgagacagaggaagaggaagaacaagaagaggaggaggaggagaaggaagaagaagaaggagaagaggaGGCAGAGGAAGGAGAAGAACAGGAAGAAGGaggtgaggaggaagaggaggaggaagaacagGAGGatgagaaggaaaaagaaaaagtagatGAGAAgaaggaaaaggaagaaaagaagagCCCAAAGGAACAGAAAGAGaatgagaaggagaaagagaaagaaaaggagaagaaGAGCGATAGCAGTAAGGCAGAAAGCAAGAGTGAAAAGGGGGACAATAACAAGAGCGAGAAGAGCAAGTAA